The sequence ATCATGGGCAGGACGCTGGCGTAGATGAGCTTCACCGGGAATCGTCCGCGGGCGCCCTTGACGCGGGCGTGCGAGAGCGGAATCTCGATGCGGACGCTCTCGGCGTAGACGACGATGGAGAAGATGAGCACCGTCGTCACCAGCGCGAGCAACTGCCCTTGGCCGAGTAGGAGCGCCTGCAGCCCCTGTGCGGTGAGCGGCGAGGCGATCTCCTGTGCGCCGGTCAGGATAGCGGCCCACGTCGGGAAGAAGCCCGCCGTCCCGCCGAGGCCCTCCCAGGCGAACAGCCCACCGACGAGCTGCTGGCTCACGCCGGCGATGATGAACAGCCCAACACCGGAGCCGACGCCCCACTTGCTGACGATCTCGTCCATGAACAGGATGAGGATCCCGCCGACAGCGATCTGGAGGAAGAGCAGGCCCTGTACACCGGTCAGTCCGATGCCCAGCGCTTGCCCGACCGCCGGATCGGCCGGAAGGAAGTTCCCAGCGAACACCATCGGCAGCCCCGTCAGACAGATCATCGCGACCACCAGCAACTTCTGGAGGCCTTGATACAGGATCTGGTCGCGGGGGTCGTCGGTGTCCAAGCCGAGCAGGTCAGCCCCGCCCAGCAGCTGCAGGACGATGCTCGCGGTGACGATGGGGCCGATCCCGAGCTGCAGGACCGAGCCACTCGACCCGGCGAGAATCGATCGGAAGCGACCGAACAGGTCGCTCTGCGTGCCGGCATCCAGCCCGAACAGCTGGATGTTCGTCAGGAAGAAATACAACACGAGGACGCCTGCGGTCCAGCCGAGCTTGCGCCGGAAGGGGACGTGCCCCTCCGGACGCGCGACTGACGGCATCCGCGTCAGCACCGGTTCGGCGGTCTCCTTCCATCCCATCGGTTTACTCCTCGTCTGTCTCCTCGGCGTCGTCCGCCTCGTCGGCCGTCTCGGCTCGCTCCGAGAGGTCGGCACTACCGCCGGCGGACTCGATCTTTTCGACGGCGCTCGCGGTGAACGCGTCCGCGACGACCGACAGTTCGTTGCGAACCTGGCCGTCACCGAGCACTTTCACCACGTCCGCGGCGTAGCCGTCGTCGGCCACGTCGCGGGCGTCGATCTGGTAGCCGTCACCGCTCTCCTCGGCGAGACCCTCCGCCACGTACAGGGCGGCGTTCTCGTCGAGTTCCTGAACGGTCACCTCGCGCACGTCGTCCTGGACGGAGTCGGGGCGCGTGAAGCCGTGTTTGCCGAGCGGTTCGTAGTT is a genomic window of Haloplanus vescus containing:
- a CDS encoding uL15m family ribosomal protein, which gives rise to MTSKKNRQRGSRTHGGGTHKNRRGAGHRGGRGRAGRDKHEFHNYEPLGKHGFTRPDSVQDDVREVTVQELDENAALYVAEGLAEESGDGYQIDARDVADDGYAADVVKVLGDGQVRNELSVVADAFTASAVEKIESAGGSADLSERAETADEADDAEETDEE
- the secY gene encoding preprotein translocase subunit SecY translates to MGWKETAEPVLTRMPSVARPEGHVPFRRKLGWTAGVLVLYFFLTNIQLFGLDAGTQSDLFGRFRSILAGSSGSVLQLGIGPIVTASIVLQLLGGADLLGLDTDDPRDQILYQGLQKLLVVAMICLTGLPMVFAGNFLPADPAVGQALGIGLTGVQGLLFLQIAVGGILILFMDEIVSKWGVGSGVGLFIIAGVSQQLVGGLFAWEGLGGTAGFFPTWAAILTGAQEIASPLTAQGLQALLLGQGQLLALVTTVLIFSIVVYAESVRIEIPLSHARVKGARGRFPVKLIYASVLPMILVRALQANIQFAGRILNSTWNQMPAWLGQYSNGQPISGLFYYLAPIQTRADWMWWLAGTSAEPWQIMIRVGLDLTIMVIGGAIFAIFWVETTGMGPEATAQQIQNSGMQIPGFRRNPQVIEKVMERYIPQVTVIGGALVGLLAVGANMLGTIGQVSGTGLLLTVSITYKLYEEIAEEQLMEMHPMMRNMFGGE